One Rhodothermales bacterium genomic region harbors:
- a CDS encoding M1 family aminopeptidase, protein MTWHRMLTIGQHELRTQISGPLFWLMIGLVVLVTLMLNPDGMIPSGDAATGVLPYINSRYALANIFSLSGSLVYTFMASLLAGLSVIRDDEAQVGELLHSTPLTRREYVGGKLGGVLVALTVVMAFHLVFAMWRVQFAPESNPEMRIGPFEIGNFVAPFFAFLVPGAVCCACVSFAIGERSRQPMLVYAFPIVAFLGILFFLWTSDVASGDTAANHLMMIAEPWNLRWLRQNVYMVDRGVAFYNAAPLALDGTFWLSRLFVSGLAGVAVSYALFRRERVDTWISRQTRRRAQRVTLEPTGSVPVSFKPLGDLGMRTQKPGLWTSLWYILLADLRELRGQPGLYVLVLFMVMMVLEFASEGGRILGIPEIQTAGNLAVGGIDVLSSFAALLLLFYTVESLNRERLTGFASIAYAAPFQTAALLAGKSLAQGVVVAVIVVACTLMGLNVLIAQDAGRVEIGPFLLVWGLVLGPTYFCWNAFITAVFALVRERYTTYAIGLGALLVTVYAFQSGGMTWVFNWPLWGTLRWSDMGLFSLNGRALVLNRLLVLGVGVFFSAVALLGFARTERDAAGLLHRWRPRQLGRVAVALAPFLIVPLVIGVYLAHEINAGFQGHAAEARATSYWRQHVATWAGAPLPTILHVDAAVRLEPTRRRVDIQGTYVLANRSTAPLDALPFTVFAFDNVSWSIDGEAHASEDRAGLQVLHPARPMMPGEELRVGFSYSAEFPAGMTRNGGGVEQFILPSGAALNDFLPVPGFDETIGVDADNRPDPRVYPDDFWRGELPPISGNATAFTTRFTVMAPDGYTVNMVGTKRSEHSDGGTTTSVWESDAPVKAVNLVAGRWDEKRQGGTAVFYHPDHAYNVDEMLNTLVAARERYSAWFYPYPWQELRLSEFPNMVTNAQGFPTNIPFSETSGFLSRRDADLSAAFVVTAHEAAHQWWANVLTPGEGPGADVLIEGMAHYATLLLHESEKGQLARIAFATRIEEEYFDQRRVDREQPLARTVMTTQADESVVYNKGAWAFWMLHNHLGREAMFAGLQSFIRTYLVPNDYPALHDLIETLRPFAADSSAYQAFVDQWFFDVVTPEYRLDDVRVEQRGDQWFVEATAVNRGTGTADVAIIARREKRFTDAYREGRVMVHLAPDRPQPVSWLLDFKPQRLVVDPDAMVLQANRALAVAELE, encoded by the coding sequence ATGACATGGCATCGCATGCTCACTATCGGGCAGCACGAGCTGCGCACCCAGATTTCCGGGCCGCTCTTCTGGTTGATGATCGGGCTGGTCGTCCTCGTCACCCTGATGCTCAACCCGGACGGCATGATCCCATCGGGCGATGCGGCGACCGGCGTACTGCCGTATATCAACTCCCGCTACGCGCTGGCGAACATCTTTAGTCTGAGTGGTAGCCTGGTCTACACCTTCATGGCCTCGCTACTCGCCGGCCTGTCGGTGATCCGCGACGACGAAGCCCAGGTTGGCGAACTGCTACATAGCACACCACTAACCCGCCGAGAATATGTCGGTGGCAAGCTGGGCGGCGTGCTCGTCGCTTTGACCGTGGTGATGGCGTTTCATCTCGTATTCGCCATGTGGCGGGTACAGTTTGCACCGGAATCCAACCCGGAGATGCGCATCGGCCCGTTCGAGATCGGCAACTTCGTCGCCCCGTTCTTTGCCTTCCTCGTTCCCGGTGCCGTGTGCTGCGCGTGTGTCTCCTTCGCGATCGGCGAACGCAGCCGGCAGCCGATGCTGGTTTATGCCTTCCCAATCGTGGCCTTCCTCGGCATCCTGTTTTTCCTATGGACGTCGGACGTAGCCAGCGGGGACACCGCCGCGAACCACCTGATGATGATCGCCGAACCCTGGAATCTGCGCTGGCTCCGCCAAAACGTATACATGGTGGATCGGGGCGTGGCGTTTTATAATGCGGCGCCGCTGGCGCTGGATGGGACGTTCTGGCTGAGCCGGCTCTTTGTATCCGGGCTCGCCGGCGTGGCGGTTTCGTACGCCCTCTTCCGGCGAGAGCGGGTAGACACATGGATTTCTCGACAGACAAGACGCCGCGCTCAGCGTGTCACCCTGGAGCCGACCGGTAGCGTGCCGGTGAGCTTCAAGCCGCTGGGTGACCTTGGGATGCGCACCCAAAAGCCAGGCTTGTGGACAAGCCTGTGGTATATCCTTCTTGCCGACCTGCGCGAGCTGCGCGGCCAGCCCGGGCTGTATGTCCTGGTGCTTTTTATGGTGATGATGGTGCTCGAGTTCGCAAGCGAAGGCGGGCGCATACTCGGCATTCCGGAGATCCAAACCGCCGGTAACCTGGCTGTCGGCGGCATCGATGTATTATCCTCGTTCGCCGCTTTGCTGCTGCTTTTTTATACCGTGGAATCGCTCAACCGGGAACGGCTCACCGGGTTCGCGTCCATCGCCTATGCGGCGCCGTTTCAGACGGCCGCGTTGCTCGCCGGCAAGAGCCTCGCCCAGGGAGTGGTCGTCGCCGTGATCGTTGTGGCATGCACGTTGATGGGCCTCAACGTACTTATCGCCCAAGATGCGGGTCGCGTCGAAATAGGGCCCTTCCTGTTGGTATGGGGGCTCGTGCTGGGGCCGACGTATTTTTGCTGGAACGCCTTTATCACGGCGGTCTTCGCGCTCGTTCGCGAACGGTACACGACGTATGCGATCGGCCTCGGCGCACTGTTGGTGACGGTCTACGCCTTCCAGAGCGGGGGGATGACCTGGGTGTTTAACTGGCCGCTATGGGGCACGCTGCGCTGGAGCGATATGGGCCTCTTTTCGCTCAACGGGCGAGCACTGGTGCTGAATCGTCTCCTGGTGCTTGGCGTCGGCGTGTTCTTCTCGGCTGTAGCTCTGCTTGGTTTTGCTCGAACCGAGCGCGACGCTGCCGGCCTGCTGCATCGGTGGCGGCCCAGACAGCTCGGCCGTGTGGCCGTCGCGCTGGCGCCCTTCCTGATCGTCCCGCTTGTCATCGGCGTTTACCTGGCACACGAAATCAACGCCGGCTTCCAGGGCCACGCGGCCGAAGCCCGCGCAACGTCCTACTGGCGGCAACATGTCGCGACCTGGGCAGGCGCGCCTCTACCCACGATCTTGCACGTAGACGCGGCAGTACGCCTGGAGCCCACGCGGCGGCGTGTCGACATACAGGGTACCTATGTCCTCGCGAATCGCTCGACGGCGCCACTGGATGCCCTGCCGTTCACGGTCTTCGCATTCGACAACGTCTCCTGGTCGATCGATGGCGAGGCTCACGCGTCGGAGGACCGTGCCGGCCTGCAGGTGCTGCACCCGGCCCGGCCGATGATGCCAGGCGAGGAACTCCGTGTCGGCTTCTCGTATAGCGCCGAATTTCCCGCCGGCATGACACGAAATGGTGGTGGCGTCGAGCAGTTTATCCTACCCTCCGGTGCGGCGCTGAACGATTTCCTTCCCGTTCCCGGATTTGACGAAACGATCGGCGTGGATGCCGACAACCGGCCCGACCCACGCGTGTATCCAGACGATTTCTGGCGCGGCGAGCTGCCGCCCATCTCGGGGAACGCGACGGCGTTCACGACCCGTTTTACCGTGATGGCGCCCGACGGCTACACCGTCAACATGGTTGGCACGAAGCGGTCCGAGCACTCCGATGGCGGCACAACGACCTCAGTATGGGAGAGCGATGCGCCCGTCAAGGCCGTCAACCTGGTTGCCGGCCGGTGGGATGAAAAGCGACAGGGCGGCACAGCGGTATTCTACCACCCCGACCACGCCTACAACGTCGACGAGATGCTGAACACCCTCGTCGCGGCGCGCGAGCGCTACTCGGCCTGGTTCTATCCGTATCCGTGGCAGGAACTCCGACTGAGCGAATTCCCGAATATGGTCACGAACGCGCAGGGATTTCCAACCAATATCCCGTTCTCGGAGACGTCGGGATTTTTATCGAGGCGCGACGCCGATCTGAGCGCCGCCTTCGTCGTCACCGCGCACGAGGCCGCACACCAGTGGTGGGCAAACGTGCTGACGCCCGGCGAGGGCCCGGGAGCCGATGTGCTCATCGAGGGCATGGCGCATTACGCCACGCTCCTGTTGCATGAAAGTGAGAAAGGCCAGCTGGCGCGCATCGCGTTCGCGACACGTATCGAGGAGGAGTATTTCGATCAGCGCCGCGTGGATCGCGAGCAACCCCTGGCCCGGACGGTCATGACCACCCAGGCCGATGAAAGTGTCGTCTACAACAAGGGCGCCTGGGCGTTCTGGATGTTGCACAATCACCTCGGACGCGAAGCCATGTTCGCCGGCCTGCAATCCTTCATTCGTACCTATCTCGTGCCGAACGACTACCCGGCACTGCACGACCTCATCGAAACGCTCCGTCCCTTCGCGGCGGACTCAAGCGCCTACCAGGCGTTTGTCGACCAGTGGTTCTTCGATGTCGTGACGCCCGAATATCGCCTCGACGATGTGCGTGTCGAGCAACGGGGCGATCAGTGGTTCGTCGAGGCCACCGCCGTAAACCGGGGTACGGGGACGGCTGATGTGGCGATTATCGCGCGGCGCGAGAAGCGCTTCACCGATGCCTACAGAGAGGGTAGGGTGATGGTCCATCTAGCGCCCGACCGGCCCCAACCGGTATCCTGGCTGTTGGACTTTAAGCCACAACGGCTCGTCGTCGACCCCGACGCGATGGTGCTCCAGGCGAATCGGGCGCTTGCCGTCGCGGAGTTAGAGTAG
- a CDS encoding ABC transporter ATP-binding protein, with protein sequence MLEIQDLVKVYPGPVAALQGIRLEIPQGMFGLLGPNGSGKTTLMRILAGLLESTSGRVVFQGDDVTHHPEKIWPRLGYLPQYFGFYPNLTGEAMLLHMLRLKGVDAPGGLTALCGALLERVNLTFAAKRKVKSYSGGMRQRLGIAQALAGDPDLIIVDEPTAGLDPEERIRFYRLLAELAETRTVLLSTHIVEDVAMLCPRFAVIRNGRLVATTTPEAARARIAGMIYEGTVSHADFAEVSRTERITQSYLIEGQNFVRVHTEGRPPDGFTPATPTLEDAYFALMQGGTA encoded by the coding sequence ATGCTAGAAATACAGGACCTCGTTAAAGTCTACCCCGGCCCCGTAGCCGCGCTGCAAGGCATCCGACTGGAGATTCCACAGGGCATGTTCGGCCTACTGGGGCCCAATGGATCGGGGAAGACCACGCTCATGCGCATTCTCGCCGGCCTGCTCGAATCGACGTCCGGCCGTGTTGTGTTTCAGGGTGATGACGTTACCCATCATCCGGAGAAAATCTGGCCCCGACTCGGGTACCTTCCCCAGTATTTCGGCTTCTATCCTAACCTGACGGGCGAGGCCATGCTGCTTCATATGCTGCGACTCAAGGGTGTCGACGCGCCGGGCGGGCTGACGGCCCTGTGCGGGGCGCTGCTGGAGCGCGTTAATCTCACATTCGCCGCGAAGCGCAAGGTCAAGTCGTATTCAGGGGGCATGCGACAGCGGCTTGGCATCGCGCAAGCGCTCGCCGGCGACCCGGACCTCATCATCGTCGATGAGCCGACGGCAGGGCTCGATCCGGAGGAACGGATTCGCTTTTATCGCCTCCTCGCCGAACTGGCTGAGACCCGTACCGTGCTATTATCCACCCACATCGTGGAGGATGTGGCCATGTTGTGCCCCCGATTCGCCGTCATCCGAAATGGCCGGCTGGTGGCCACCACCACGCCTGAGGCCGCTCGGGCCCGGATAGCAGGAATGATCTACGAGGGCACGGTAAGTCATGCGGACTTCGCGGAGGTATCGCGTACCGAGCGCATCACCCAGTCGTACCTGATCGAAGGCCAGAATTTTGTGCGTGTCCATACAGAAGGCCGGCCGCCCGATGGCTTTACACCGGCCACGCCGACCCTCGAGGATGCTTACTTTGCCTTGATGCAGGGAGGCACCGCATGA